The window TGACACGCATGACATTGAATACATCCATCGATTTTTACTTTTCCTTCATTGAAACTGATACAGCCATGCGGACAATTCGTTTCACATACACGACATGAACTACAGTAAGAAGCCTTCCGAAATACCTGTCGAAACAACTTGCTGAGTTCGGCTCTGTCTTTTAAGGTTCTCTCAGAGATTTTTACATCGTAGCCATCCGCTGTTTGTTTTACAACAAAACGAATTGTCTCACGTTTATATGCTAAATAGCACACCTCTCCTTCTACACGCAGTTCCCCAATCGTCTTCATCCATTCTTGCCAGTCCGAATCAGGTCTTCTCACCACAATACGAACAGTATTCTTCTCCACTGTTTCAACACAGCGAAAGGGGTTATCCAACAAATCCCTGCCATTTTTTCGAGCATTCCACCCACCATTCACAAGATAGGATTCTGCTTGTTTTTTTGCTCCTCCATGTGTGTTCTTAATAATATCTGTGTATTGTCGCACTTCATCCGGATAGCTTGTTTGACGGAAGAACCCGCTCACGCCACCTGACATAGGGCAGAACAAGCATCCGGCTCTGGCATTCCCTTTTTTATACGTTTCATTGATCAGAAGTTTGTGTGTATAGATATACAGCCAGATTTCGGCAGAAGTCCATTTCAAAATAGAATTATGACTGAACTGTCCTCTTTGTTTTTTTCCATAATTTTCATATTGATAACTACTTCGCCTGACACTTTCCTCGGCACGGACACCAACGAAGTCCATCCCGACATAGTCTTTTTTTCCTAGCACTTCACGAATTTTCAAAGTTTGTGGTGTGCTCTTATGAACCGAGCAGCACCAGCGAAGTGTACGCGATGGGGGACCAAAGAGATTCCATGACTCGGCGGGGGTAAAATGCGAGGCAGCCCGATAGAACGGTATCTCCTCGGCTTTGCACTCCGCCTCTACCTGATCGACGAGCGCGTAGGTGTCCGGGAACTCCATCCCCGTATCGCCGAACACAACAACAAAGCTGCCCTGCGGCAGTGCCTTTTTCACGAGATCGAGCAGGACACAGCTGTCCTTCCCTCCCGAGAACGCAACATGAAAACAATCCAGCTTTGCTCGATACTTCTCATAAACCGCGACGATCTTCTTCACCGTGGTCTGCTCAATCAACTCCAGCATCTCGCGATTCTTCGCGACCATACGAGGAATATCTACACAGATGAGCTCCACGCCTTTCGGAAGAAGTAGGTCGCCGTTCTCATCCGCCATCAGCTCAATCTGTGGTGCGGTATAGACATCGCCGCCCTTGAGCTTTGCAACCATCTGCCCACGGTAGTAGTAGCAATTCGCCTCTGCCCAGAGATAGGGCAACTCATTCTGATGTACGTACTTCCAATACGCATCAAATCCCAAAACATCCAACTCAGCAGCATATACAGGACGAGGCTCCTTGGACATCTTCGTCGGTGAGGAGTTTAACAGCAGCCCCCCCGTCTCGTCATCATACGTATAGGAATAAATTTCAACCCCTCACCTTCGCTAGTGCTATTACGACGTTTAGTTGTCTGTCAATCGGCATTTTACCAACATAACCAAAATCACAAAGAAACTGTCCAACTGTTTCGCGTTCCAAGTCTATATTTGCATGAAGTACGGCATCTGCCAACAAATCATCGTAAGTTCTAAGTGATGCAGTTTTCCGAATAACGGCTCCCACATTACCATTATTAAATTGCGGTGCTTCAAATCGAAATTGCCGACTAAACCTTCTGCAATAGCTCTCAAGTAAGTACCGATTCCACTGCTTTCCACATGCAGGAAAATGTGCAAAGGACACAAAATCTTTTAAGACAAGATATTCTCCAACAACGATTTCTGAAAGCACTTCATCCGTTCTTGCTACATCAAAAGCCACGTAAGAATCCGATACAAAATTCTCCGCATCAACTCGAACCATTATTTCCAATGCTGCACGCAAGGCTGTCACACTATTTTTTGTAAGTTTTTTCGCATAATCATTCATCTCCGACAACGTACAGACATCTCGCTCGCGACAGAACGCACGCATTCGGTCAATCGCCGACATTTTCCGCCCCTCCGCCGCTGATGAATGCCCTTTTTGCGTTACGGTGACACCCTTTTTATCGTAATGATCCGCCAGACAGATCGCATAAATCGCATCATAAATCGCGGAGCAACTCTCCGTCTCGAGTTCATAGTTCTCGGCGAGAACATCATCGACGGGCAGTTCCTTGATGCTCCAGTACGGCTGCTGCTCCGAAAGCTCTTGAGCCTTTTCGCGCAGCCGAACCTTCACCTCATCACGGATTGCAACACGCGAAACATGCGTATACGTCTCGTTCGACACCCGCAGGAAATCACCGCCATCCCGCAATGTTTGTTTGATTTTATCATAGGGGATATAGAGTCGATCTGCCAGTTCCTCATACGTCCATAGGGTCTTATCACCCCAGATCGCTATTATATCGTCTGTGATTACATCAAAAAGAGTACCATCCCGCTTTCCAAAGTACATTTTTTCATAATGCAGGTCGGGGAATAATTGCCGCAAGACAGCGTTCAAGATGGATTCGCTAAATATATGCGCATCGCTCAGCTTCTTTTGATGGCGTGCGAAAAACGCCTCATAGAAGATGACCTGCGACTTTCCGAGATAAGTCGTAACAATAAATTGCAGCCAGTCCAGGACATCGCGAGGAATCAGAAATGCCATTTGCCCGTCCTGTATGGTGAACGCAGCAATCTGTGCACGCACAGCATGATCCGATGCCAGCAGCTCCTCGCCACCATGATCTTCCCGCCATCGCTCACGCAGCTGCCGCATTGCAATCGGCGAATTGAGCCGATAGCCATTGGGAAAATGACGACGAAGGAGCTGCAGCAGCGCATCTCGCAAGAAATCATTCCCCGCAAAAATGCCCATGCCTTTATTCACCTTCCTAATCTATAATAAATGTATTTTACCACAATCAGTCATTCTTGTAATCCACATTTTCCTGAATACGCTCCTTAGATTTCGTCTGACAGCTAATCGGCCCCATCAAATATATCAAACGCCTGCAAGGTTCTTTGTATCTCCGCAAGTTCGTTCCAATCTATTGTACTTAGTATTTTCCGGTGTTTTTGATAAATATGTGTCGGCGCAGCAATAGCAAGATATACCGCCAATGGAGCTTTTACTTGATCTTCCCTGACTGATAAATATGGCATATTCTCTTTTTCTTTATGTTTTACCAGACATTGAACAAACTTTCGCGACACTCTCGCAAGACACGCTCCTTTTGCGGTTTTCTCCAAGCCTGACAAAAGAGCGGTCTCCAAAGCGCCTTCACCTTCCAACGGTATGCCCAAAAAGAGAGTTTCTACATCGATAAGACGCCCGCCCATTGCCGTGGGTTGACGACCTTTACACCATGCACCATCTTGAAAGTTTGGCAAATTATACTTTTGTAGAATCTGATTAAGTTCTTGCAACAGAGCATTCTTTTCTGCCTCACTGTCATGATCGGCAATGACAGCGATATGTGTGTACCGATTCTGCAGATTAGTATTGACATAATTGACACGCAAAACTTCTTCCAACTTCGTACAAAATTTTGTACATCCTTGAACCACACGAATTGTAAGAAGTATTTGGTCTTTTTCATAATAGCAGTCTTCTATGTACTCATTGCGAATCTCGCCGTCGCCTTTATGTAGAAAGCCAAATCGCTTGCAAAAATAACGATCTAAGACAACTCGATCCGATTCACCTTCGCAAAGTATGATGACATTCATATTCTCAGCTCCAATCCACGCTCACGTGCCCACAGAGCCTCCTCCCCGTCCATGACACGATGCGTAACGCCCTGGCCATCATGACGCAGTGTAACAATACGAATCTGTTCTTGTAAGCACTGCTTTCCCCGTTTCTGAGCCGCCTGCAGGAGCGCATCCATATACTCCAAATTGTGCGTCGTCATAAAGAGCTGATTGTTATATTTCTCTGCATAGTGAAGGAGATTACGGCTCAACTGCTCCTGCGCCTCTGAGTGGAATCCGCTGTCAACTTCCTCTAGGCAGTGAATGGCGCGCGGAAACGATAACATCCCACCTAAAATGTCATACCAGCGTCGAACACCATCCCCCATCCCATAGAGAGGGATTCGCCCACCGTCTTTCATGAAAAGTGAAATAGATGCCTCAGAGCCATCAGGGAATGGTATATTCTCTATTTTTTGTATCGACAACCCTTCAAATGATCGATTCATTTCCATTGCAAACGCATCGATTTCATTCTCTCTGCTTAACTGAGAATAAATCCTTTTATTTTCTTTTTCATTTCGATACGTAAGCATATCGGTAAATCGGGCTAAAAACAACGGTTTTTTACTTTTCATTTCACCGGGAATATGTGGAAATAAAATTTGATATAAACTTTCTTGTTCATTGACTGCTATTTTCCAGCTTCCAATCAACTGCGGGTCAATCTGTATACTGATACTGTCATTCGTTTGCATTTGTATGCGGGGAACGTGTATGTCATCTGGTGCAATATCTATCGTATGCCCCTCATCCGGCGAATGATAAAAAAAATCTGAGAATATCTCCCCCGGAACAAGTGTATGATGTATATTTATGACACTGTCATCTGTCTTAATCTTAAAAGAGAACTCATACGTATCCCGCTCCGTTTTTCTTGTAAAGGAATTAAACACTGCATCAGCCATTCGATAAGGTGTCATGGACTGCCCTGAATACTGCACAGAACGGCTCATGATCCCCTTGGAAAACAGCGGTCTAAAGTGATCCCCACATGCCCCCCCATAAACAGCCTCTAGCAGTGTTGTCTTGCCGGCGTTGTTCATCCCGACAAAAAGATTGACCTGTGCGAGATTTTCAATTTGTATATGCTCAAATTTTTTGAAGTCATTGATCTCTATTGTTCGAATCATATCGCAATCCTCCCTATTATTCTTTTGCAAATTCATTATACCCCACGTTTCGGCATATGGAAAGCACAAAACCAACCGCTATGACGATTCTCTTTCCGAAAAATGAAGAACTCCCTGATAAAGCCACATCGTCATATGAGACAATTCGCCCGATTGTAGCCTCCTGTAAGAAATGTTACAATAAAGCGAATAAAACAGCGACACAGAGGAGCGAGGCTATGCAGGTACAGGTAAACGTAAAGCGAATCGGAAAGCGCAGGAACGCGATTGAAACGCGCCCCTATGAAATTGGGGAGGTGCGTGATGTCGGCGGGCTGATTGCGGCGTTCGTCACGGCGGAGGTCACACGGTTCAACGAACGGGCGGCGGCGGGAGAGACGGTGCTCCGCTATCTGACGAGCGAGGATGTCGCGGATGCCGCCACGGTCGGAAAGATCGGGTTCGGCGCGGACTACAACGGGCAGGTGCAGGACACGGCGGCGGCGATCGAGAACGCACGTCAGTCGTTCGAGGACGGCATCTACCGCATCTTCATCAACGGAGAGGAGGCGGGCGAGACCTGCGACACGCCCGTCACGCTGCACGAAAACGATGAGATCACCTTTGTCCGCCTGACAATGCTTGCGGGACGTATGTGGTAAAAATCGCTGATAAATGGAGGAATACGATGATCAGTTACTATCTGCGCGACGAGGAAATGACACGCTATATCGAGCGGCTGAAGGCAGGGTTTGATGCGCTGAACCCACAGAGCCAAAAGCTGCTCAATTTCCTTTTTTTCCGTACGGACGAAAAGGGCAATCCCGACTACGACTGGGACATCGCCGTGACAAACTTCCGCCGCAACAAGAAGGATGTGGTCTGCACGGTCGATGATGACGTGCTGCCGCCCGCGCTGTATCCCGCCTTTGATCTGATGATGGGTGAGGATCTGCGCAGGGATCTCGTCGCTATGGCGCACAACCTCGCCGCCTATCCCTATACGAACCGCTACTACCGTCGTCTCGTCCGCTCGCATGACTATCACCAGCATGTCGGTCGCATTTGGAATCTGGTCGAGCAGCTTGTGCGCGAGTACGCCTCAGGAAAGAACTTCCTGCAGCTCCTGCGCAGGGAGTACGATGTGGAGAGGTACGGCAGCAGCTTCCTCCCGCCCGAGCAGATCGCCGTATGGATCGACCGTGGGGACGCGGAGACCATCGCCATCATCCGCGATATGCTCCTCAGTGAGAACAATACGAACGTGCTCACCTACGACATTTTCCGCGCCATCTTCAAGTCACAGAGTACCGAACTCGTGGAACTCGTCGGCAAACTCCTGCTCGCGGGGAAGCTACAGGAGGGACTGCGGCAGGCGATCTGTGAGACGATGGACTGCGGGCGGCAGGAGCACTTCGTCTCCATGATGGGGCTGATCGAGGAGCACAACCTCATCCGCTTCTCGTCCGTGCGCCGCGCCATCGCGACGACCATCGGCATCGGCACGGACAGCGAGCGCGTGGACAAGAAGCTCCTCGCGCTCATGATGCGCGTGCTGCGCGACCCTGCGGAGGCGGACACGCTCCTTCGCAGTGAGGACAATGTCGAGGCGATGGTCGGGCTGTGGAGCAAGGGCGTACACGACCTCACAGAACTCATCACCGGCATGGAGGCGATCATCGCGGAGGGACGGCCGCACTCCGTCCTGCTCGTTTCGTACTTCCTGCACGCCCTACAGGACGGCGCATACGAGCGGCGCATTGCAAAGCGCGTTCTCCTCGGCATCACGGACGCGGAACTCAGTGCGGCGGATATGCAGAAAATCGCCTGCTATCTGTCCTATGTGACGGGCGATTTCTACATCCTGCGGGAACTCGACGACTTCGTCAAAAAGTTCGACGCACAGGCATATTTCGCGGACGCAGAGGAGGCCACGCGTTTCTTCGACCTCTGTGAACGCGCCCACGCACGCATGAAGCGCAAGGAGGAGGAATACCGTCCGTGCATTTTCCCGTGGTACGGGGTGACGCTGACAAAGGAAGCGCTGTCCAATGCGATGGTGCTCGCCGCCCTCTGTGCCGGCACTGCGCTGACGGATCGCGTCGCGCCCATCCTCCCCGCCTGCTACACGGGACAGCGGGCTGCGCCGCTCCTGCTCAAAGCGCCGATGAGCGCCGTGCAGGAGAAGGCGCTCATCGACCTCCTGCGCCAAGCCCCCGAGACGGCGGCAGAGATCATCCGCAAAAATCCCACAGCGGCAGCGGCGGAGGAGGCAGGCACCGGCTTCGTCCCGCGCCACCGTACAGAGATCGCCGCCCTGCTGCGGCTGAAAAATACAGCGACGCGCCGCACGGTGCTCGACCTCCTCTACACGCAGGAGGACGAATTGCTCCGCACAAGCATCGCAGACCTCCTCGCGCAGAAGGACGTGATGAAGCGTCTCGGCGCACTTGACCTCCTCCTACGCTGCAAGGCGGACGGGCGCCTCACACAGGAGGATCTGCTCT of the Selenomonas dianae genome contains:
- a CDS encoding ATP-binding protein; its protein translation is MIRTIEINDFKKFEHIQIENLAQVNLFVGMNNAGKTTLLEAVYGGACGDHFRPLFSKGIMSRSVQYSGQSMTPYRMADAVFNSFTRKTERDTYEFSFKIKTDDSVINIHHTLVPGEIFSDFFYHSPDEGHTIDIAPDDIHVPRIQMQTNDSISIQIDPQLIGSWKIAVNEQESLYQILFPHIPGEMKSKKPLFLARFTDMLTYRNEKENKRIYSQLSRENEIDAFAMEMNRSFEGLSIQKIENIPFPDGSEASISLFMKDGGRIPLYGMGDGVRRWYDILGGMLSFPRAIHCLEEVDSGFHSEAQEQLSRNLLHYAEKYNNQLFMTTHNLEYMDALLQAAQKRGKQCLQEQIRIVTLRHDGQGVTHRVMDGEEALWARERGLELRI
- a CDS encoding phosphoadenosine phosphosulfate reductase domain-containing protein gives rise to the protein MSKEPRPVYAAELDVLGFDAYWKYVHQNELPYLWAEANCYYYRGQMVAKLKGGDVYTAPQIELMADENGDLLLPKGVELICVDIPRMVAKNREMLELIEQTTVKKIVAVYEKYRAKLDCFHVAFSGGKDSCVLLDLVKKALPQGSFVVVFGDTGMEFPDTYALVDQVEAECKAEEIPFYRAASHFTPAESWNLFGPPSRTLRWCCSVHKSTPQTLKIREVLGKKDYVGMDFVGVRAEESVRRSSYQYENYGKKQRGQFSHNSILKWTSAEIWLYIYTHKLLINETYKKGNARAGCLFCPMSGGVSGFFRQTSYPDEVRQYTDIIKNTHGGAKKQAESYLVNGGWNARKNGRDLLDNPFRCVETVEKNTVRIVVRRPDSDWQEWMKTIGELRVEGEVCYLAYKRETIRFVVKQTADGYDVKISERTLKDRAELSKLFRQVFRKASYCSSCRVCETNCPHGCISFNEGKVKIDGCIQCHACHDIDSGCLMFHSLRHPQGGGKAMKSLNSFADHAPKPEWMKSFFELKEAFFTEHTLGPNMYDMFRRFLRDAGLNEKNHFTPFAELIAGLGWDSAEAEGLILLNLAADNPQIAWYIKNLDLNRLYARADVENMLLVFEVKPKDAKSIVKSFKRIVNTPLGTVLNFGYVSEDGSLCRTKCVLSDARVFLYGLFKFAEKCGDYKAFTLSTLLNDTIERDGISPTRIFGVTREEAEPMLRGLSAKYPDFIDVSFTHDLEKITLAEDKSSADVLELFRTEEV
- a CDS encoding DUF3226 domain-containing protein codes for the protein MNVIILCEGESDRVVLDRYFCKRFGFLHKGDGEIRNEYIEDCYYEKDQILLTIRVVQGCTKFCTKLEEVLRVNYVNTNLQNRYTHIAVIADHDSEAEKNALLQELNQILQKYNLPNFQDGAWCKGRQPTAMGGRLIDVETLFLGIPLEGEGALETALLSGLEKTAKGACLARVSRKFVQCLVKHKEKENMPYLSVREDQVKAPLAVYLAIAAPTHIYQKHRKILSTIDWNELAEIQRTLQAFDIFDGAD